The stretch of DNA GCCGCTCTCCCAGGCGGCGCTGGAGACTCTGGCTATCGTCGCCTATCGCCAGCCCATCACCCGGCCGGAGATCGAGGCGCTGCGTGGGGTGCGCAGCGAGCACATCCTGGAGCGGTTGGAGGAGCGGCGGCTGATCAAGGCTGTGGGCCGCAAGCCCACGGCCGGCCGGCCCATCCTCTATGGCACTACCGAGGCCTTCCTCCGTTACTTCGGCCTGCGCGACCTCAGCGATCTGCCTCCGCTCGACGCGGCCGGCGGCGCGCCCCCCGCCGCCGCGCCCGCCGCAACGGGGGACGCGGATTGCCAGGAACGATGAGGCTGCATCGGGAGAGCATCGTCGTCGCCCTGCTGGCTGCAATCCTGCTCCCGCTCTCAGCGCCGGCCGCTCCCGGGGAGGCTGCCCCTGGGGAAGCCGCACCGGCCCTGGATGCCGCCGCACTACCTCCGCCGGTTGTCGCCGCCTCTGCCGTCCTCATGGACGCACGCACAGGTGCTGTCCTCTACGCCCGGGCGGCCGACATTCCCAGGCCCCCGGCGAGCACCACGAAGATCCTCACAGCCCTGGTTGCCCTGGAGCACCTGCACCCTGATGACCCAGTGCCGATCTCCCGGCGGGCGGCAGAGCAGCGGTCCGGCTCCTCCATCGGCCTGGAGGTCGGAGAGCGGTGGCCGGCGCGCGACCTGCTGGCGGCACTGCTGCTGGCCTCGGCCAACGACGCGGCGGTGGCCCTGGCGGAAGCCGCTGCCGGCTCGGTGGAGGGCTTCGCCGACCTGATGAACCGCCGCGCCCGCGCTGCGGGGGCGCGCCGCAGCCACTTCGTCGTCCCCCACGGCCTCTACCACCCGGACCACCTGACGACGGCGCGGGACCTGGCCCTGATCACCCGCGCCGCCCTGCGCCGGGGGGAGGTCGCCCAGCTGGTGCGGCGGCAGACGTTCACCTGGCTGCGCCCGGGGCTGCCGCCGCGGGTAGTGGTGAACCGAAACCGGCTGCTGTGGACCTTCCCCGGAGCGGACGGGGTAAAGACGGGATGGATTCCCCAGTCGGGACAGTGCCTGGTGGCCTCGGCCACGCGGGAGGGCTGGCAATTGATAGCCGTGGTGCTGGACAGCGCCGACGTCTTCGGGGATGCGGCTCGCCTCCTCGGGTATGGGTTTACCCAGTTTCACCTGGCGCGGGTCGCCGCCATGGGGACCGTGCTGGCGCGGGCTGTCCCGCCCGGTGCCGACCAAGTGGTGGCCGCCGCGGCGCCGGCCGATGTGGAGCTGGTCGTCCCGCGCCGGGCGGCGCTGCGCTCGGTGGCCCGCATTCGCACCGACCTTCAGCTGCCCATCGCCAAAGGGGTGGAGGTCGGCACCCTGGCGGTTTACGCCCAGGGGCGCCTGGCTACGAGGGTCCCGCTGCTGGCCGTGGGGGAGGTGCGGTCCCGGCCGCTGTGGCGACAGGTCCTTCTCTGGATGCGCGGCCTACTGGCGCGCCCATCACCCGCCTCCGGGTGAGCCGGCATGCCGCCGCTGCGCTCCGTCCTCTTTGTCCCCGGCGACCAGCCGCAGATGCAGGCGAAGGCCCGCACCCTGCCCGCAGACGCCATCGTCCTGGACCTGGAGGATGCCGTGGCCCCAGCACATAAGGCGGCCGCCCGTCTTCAGGTCCACCGCGCCCTGGAGGAGGGCTTCCCCGAGCGGCTGGCCGTCTTCGTCCGCCCCAACGCCGCCGCCAGCGGCCTGCTGCGGGAGGACCTGGAGGCTGTGCTGCACCCTCGCGCCTCTGGCCTGATGTTGCCCAAGGTGGCCGGTCCGGAGGAGGTGCGGGAGGTGGACGCCTGGCTGGGGGCCCTGGAGCCTCAACGGGGCATCGCGGTGGGGGCTCTGCGGTTGCTGGTGATCGTGGAGACGCCGCGCGCGGTACTGGAGGCCTTTGCCATCGCCCGGGCCAGCCCGCGGGTGGTGGGGCTGGCCTTCGGTGCGGACGACCTGGCCGCGGCTATGGGACTGGCGCGCACGGTCGCTCCGGCCGACCTGCGGTATCCGCGGGCGCAGGTTGCCCTGGCCGCCCACGCGGCGGGCGTGGAGGCTGTCGACGTCGTCTACACGACGGTCGAGGACCTGGGGGGCTTCCGCCGGGAGGCAGAGGAGGCGCGCGCCCTGGGCTACACAGGGAAGCAGGTGATCCACCCGCGGCAGATCGAGCTGGCCAACTTGATATTCTCCCCCTCCCCGCAGGAGGTGGCCTGGGCGCGCCGGGTGATCGAGGCCTATGAGGCGGCCCCGCGCGGTGCGATCATGGTAGAGGGGCGAATGGTGGACGCGCCCGTGGTCCGCCAGGCCTGGCGCATCCTGGAGCGGGCGAGGGAGGGAGAGGCCCGCGGCTAGCGGTGCACCGGACGTGGGTCGCTTGTAGCGCCGGGCGGGCGGGAGAGGGAGAGCATGGAGGTGCGGCATCTCTACCGGTCTCGGGAGGACCGCTGGATCGCCGGCGTCTGCGGGGGGCTGGCCCGCTACCTCGGCGTCGACCCCACGCCGATTCGCCTGGCGTTCGTCCTGCTCAGCCTCTGGAGCGGGGCCGGCGTCCTCATCTACCTGGTGATGCTGCTCATCGTCCCGGAGGAGCCGCCAACGCAGGTGGTCACCGACCCTCTGATTCCGCAGGAGCACGGGCGGGAGGACCCAGAAGCCCGGCGCATGCGCATGCTGGGCGTGATCCTGCTCCTGGGTGGGGTTTACCTGCTGCTCCGCAACGTCGACCTGCTGACACAGACCGGAGAGCGCATC from Armatimonadota bacterium encodes:
- the scpB gene encoding SMC-Scp complex subunit ScpB, translating into MTDPRIREAANAIECVLLVSGEPVRLHQLAEAIQAPADVVVAAVALLRQEYAGRGLEVQEVAGGYQLGTRPAYANAVRRYLGAAGREPLSQAALETLAIVAYRQPITRPEIEALRGVRSEHILERLEERRLIKAVGRKPTAGRPILYGTTEAFLRYFGLRDLSDLPPLDAAGGAPPAAAPAATGDADCQER
- a CDS encoding D-alanyl-D-alanine carboxypeptidase family protein — protein: MRLHRESIVVALLAAILLPLSAPAAPGEAAPGEAAPALDAAALPPPVVAASAVLMDARTGAVLYARAADIPRPPASTTKILTALVALEHLHPDDPVPISRRAAEQRSGSSIGLEVGERWPARDLLAALLLASANDAAVALAEAAAGSVEGFADLMNRRARAAGARRSHFVVPHGLYHPDHLTTARDLALITRAALRRGEVAQLVRRQTFTWLRPGLPPRVVVNRNRLLWTFPGADGVKTGWIPQSGQCLVASATREGWQLIAVVLDSADVFGDAARLLGYGFTQFHLARVAAMGTVLARAVPPGADQVVAAAAPADVELVVPRRAALRSVARIRTDLQLPIAKGVEVGTLAVYAQGRLATRVPLLAVGEVRSRPLWRQVLLWMRGLLARPSPASG
- a CDS encoding CoA ester lyase, with protein sequence MPPLRSVLFVPGDQPQMQAKARTLPADAIVLDLEDAVAPAHKAAARLQVHRALEEGFPERLAVFVRPNAAASGLLREDLEAVLHPRASGLMLPKVAGPEEVREVDAWLGALEPQRGIAVGALRLLVIVETPRAVLEAFAIARASPRVVGLAFGADDLAAAMGLARTVAPADLRYPRAQVALAAHAAGVEAVDVVYTTVEDLGGFRREAEEARALGYTGKQVIHPRQIELANLIFSPSPQEVAWARRVIEAYEAAPRGAIMVEGRMVDAPVVRQAWRILERAREGEARG
- a CDS encoding PspC domain-containing protein: MEVRHLYRSREDRWIAGVCGGLARYLGVDPTPIRLAFVLLSLWSGAGVLIYLVMLLIVPEEPPTQVVTDPLIPQEHGREDPEARRMRMLGVILLLGGVYLLLRNVDLLTQTGERIVALLLILAGFLVLLLRPGRI